TAATAATTGTAATGCATCATCTAGTAAAGGTCTTATGATTATCCTTGGTTCATTTTGATCTCTGATTAAGATAATTGTTTTCTTAAGCGTTGTGAAGGGTAATATTCGGTACTTACCAACAACCCATCGAAGATCTACTATTGCTCTTCCTTTATTGTCTAATTGAGCTTTTTCAACCAACATCTTATATTCGGGCCATATTGAAGCAACATCAGCCCTTATATAGAAGTTCTTTTCACTACTGAATGCTAAAAGGTTCTCTTCACCCCTCACAAAGAACCAGTCATCAGCTATTACTCTAACTTTTTCTCTTCTCATTAGACCATAGGTATGTGTCGTCTTACCTGCACCAGGAGCACCGAGTATTACTGTCCCTAACCCATCTATATCTACGCATGCACCATGTATTGAATATATTCCATGCTCATCCTCTAATACATCACCCGCTAAGCTTAACGCTATTGATTTAATCCAACCATAATAATCGAAGTTAAAAAGGAAAGCTGTCTTTGTGAAAGGATCATAGTATACACTATTTTCTGGATACTTGCTGTTGAATGTGACATAAAGTCTTGCATGACTACGTATTCTATCTGACATTGCATAGAAATTACGTCTCCAATTTTCATCAACCCAATCTAAATCTGTGAGAAGCTTTACTGCCACACCATATATATCAGCTTTTTCTTCATAAAGGATTTTAGACGAATAATTTTGAATCATCTCATCTTTTTCATTAACACTAATTATTTTCACCTGATACATTAGCCAATCACAATAATATTATCACGCACTATAATAAATTAATATTGATGAATCAATTGACACTCTCCTCGACTGAAGTCGAGAGATTCTCGGTTCTTTAGGACTAATCCCTTCATCATACCGAGTTCTGGAATTTGCAAAACCAGCCCCTGCCATGGACATGTAGCCCATAGCCCGCTTGAGAACGACTCGCTCAAAAATTAGGCGTTCATCCCATGATTAAAATCATGGGC
This region of Thermoprotei archaeon genomic DNA includes:
- a CDS encoding aldolase, with product MYQVKIISVNEKDEMIQNYSSKILYEEKADIYGVAVKLLTDLDWVDENWRRNFYAMSDRIRSHARLYVTFNSKYPENSVYYDPFTKTAFLFNFDYYGWIKSIALSLAGDVLEDEHGIYSIHGACVDIDGLGTVILGAPGAGKTTHTYGLMRREKVRVIADDWFFVRGEENLLAFSSEKNFYIRADVASIWPEYKMLVEKAQLDNKGRAIVDLRWVVGKYRILPFTTLKKTIILIRDQNEPRIIIRPLLDDALQLLKAQGYGNPHFLVNDERKQRIREAFFKKLLNMTDVYIVNTRKTPEETQSEIAKILNFTV